GGGAACTTCTGCCGCCAGCGACGCAGCACCTGGCTCAGGAGCGAGGCCTGCTCGCGCTCGAGCCTGTCGTGGAGTTCCGCGCCCCCCGAGAAGCCGTAGAAGGAAGGCGGCGGTTCGGGCCAGGCGTGGACGGCCCGCAGGGGGGCCTTCCTGCGCGAGGCCGCGTCGAAGGCGAAGTCCAGCAGCGTGTCGTCCGGCTGATCGACGTCCAGGCCGAGCACGACGGGCCGGAACGGCGTCGCAGCGGACGGCACGCCCGCCGGATCCGGAGTGTGCTCGTCGGCGGCCTGTTCCGTGGCCCGTACCAGCACCACCGGTCGCTCGGCGCGGGCGACGACTCCCAGACTCACCGAGCCGACCATGAACCCCGTGAGCCTGCCGAGTCCCCGCGAGCCCAGTACCAGCAGCTCGGCGAAGCCCGCCGCCTCGCACAGGACGTCGGCCGCGGTCCCCGTGGGCTGTTCGGTGATCACCTCGACGCCCGGATGGCGAAGCCGTATGCCGTCAGCCGATTCCTGTGTCAGCTGCTCGGCCCAGCGCCGGTAGCCGTCGAGGTCCAGCAGCGGAGTCCGGGTGACGTAGCGGGACGCGCGCTCCTGGACGTACACGACCTTCAGCGGCAGTCCGCGTAGCAGCGCCTCACGTGCCGCCCACTCAGCCGCCCCCCGGCTCTCCGGTGAGTCGTCGAGACCGACGGTGACGGTTCGGGACATGGTCTCCACCTCCCGTGGTGAGGTCTGCCACACCCAGCGTGGCGCCCCGGCTCCGGTGCGATCAGGGGCCACACGGCCCCATCGGTGGACCGGCCGGTCCTTGCGCACGATCCGACGCGACCGGTTCCTGCAAGGATCCGCTGGGCCGGGCCCCTGATCGACTCGACTCCGTCCGCCGTACGCGGTGACACCGTCAGCCGGAGTGAGTGGTGCCGGGGCGAGGCCATCGCGTCACCTCCCCAATGAGCTTCTCTCCTCGGAGGGTTGCGCGATGGCCGCCCCATGACCAGGGGGCGAGACACTGCTGCACACTCGGCGGGACACCGTCCGGACGGCGATGCCGAGCTCCGCCGTCTCGTCGAGCAGGCGCGCGGGCACCGGGATGCCGGCCGGTTCGCCCGCAGGGCAGTCCGGCCGATCGCCGGCTCCACCCTGCGGGGGTCGCCGTGCACGGCCCGTCGGCGATGCCGTGCACGAGGCGGACCGTCAGGCGATGAAGTCCCGGACCTTGGCGTAGTTGTCGGAGTTCTCGTTCATGGCGTTGTGCGTCTTGCAGCCCACGGACGTGTTGGTCGCACCGTCCAGTTTCGCCGACTCGTCCGGATTGATCATGGCGTCGCAGGTCGACCAGAGGGTGGCGTAGTTGACGCTGCCGGGTGTCTCGTCGCCGGAGTTGAGGGTCTTGAGGAAGGTGCTGCCGGCGACCATCTCCCGGCAGGAGGTGTAGAAGGAGCAGAACAGCGACATGTCGGTGCCGTGGTTCACGCCGGCCACGGACACGAAGTCGTCCACGGTGGAGGTGCCGCCGCCGTACTTCACGTACCAGCGGGAGTTGAGGGCGCCCATGGAGTGGGCAACGATGTCGATCTTCGCGGCGCCCGTCGTGGCGCGTATCTCGTCCACCTTCCTCCTGAGCTGCGAGGCGGTCGTCAGATTGGACTGCTTCCAGTCGTAGGACCACGTGAACAGCTCGGAGTCCGCGTAGCCGTCGGCCTTGAACTTGCCGACCCAGGTGTTCCAGGTGCTGGCCGAACTGCTCAGGCCGTGGACGAAGAGGACGGGGTTGCGGGTTGCGGCGTGCGCCTGCGGTGTGGTGACCAGCGGTGCCACCACCAGGGCGGCGACGAGGGTGGCGGTGCGGGCGGAGCGTCTCATAGGGGGATCTCTCCGGGGACTGGGCCAGGCGGGAGCGTGGGAGCTCCAGCTCTGGCGGGGAAGAGGGGGGTGCACCGGCCGGTGATGGGCGTGAATGTGGCACGAACTGTTTTGTTACCGCTAGGTAGCAAGAGGTTTCAATCAGGTAACGCACAGCCGCAAGTGATGTTGCGTCAGGGGCATGCCGTACCGCGGGAGGGTGATTTGGTGGCCTATATCACTGTTCGTGGGCATGGCTGCGAAGCGGCAGCGTCTCCACCGGTCGTGGGCTGAACCGGATTTCGTGGCGGCCCTGAAGTCGGGCGGGGCCGCCACGGCAGATGGGAGAACATGGCCGAAAAGGGACGATGCGGCGCACCGCGTTCTCGGTGCGGCTGCGAGCCTGTCCGACGCCGAGCGGGGTGCGGCCTTCGGCGGAGGCGAATTCGATGGACCACCGCCAGGCGTATCCGGCGATCAGTGCCGCAGTGCCGCAGTGGCGTCGGGCGTACATACACCCGTCCGGCCGTACACAACAGGAAGTCCGGGCCGAGCCGACGTTAGATCACCTAGGGAACGTCTCCCTCACACCCCAGAATCGAGGACACCGATGAAAGCCTCACACGCACTGACGCTGGGTGCACTGACGCTGCTTCCCGCCATGCTCATCGCATCCCCCGCCCAAGGGGACACCGACCGGGACAAGGACAGCGTGAAGCAGTTCACCCTCACCACCACCAACTCTCAGGGGCAGTTCCCCAACGTCACCGCCGACCTGGTGGGCAAGAACAACAAGAAAGTCGGCTTCGTCACGACCAACTGCGTCATAGTCGATTCCACCCCCGACGAAACCACCACCTGCTACGGGTCCTATGTCCTCAAAGAAGGCCAGCTCACCTGGCAGAACGCCACGCGCGACCCGCAGACCCCCTATCTCATCGCCATCACCGGAGGCACCGGCAAGTACTGCGAGGCCAGCGGCCAGATCCGCGTGGTCAGAACCGAGTCGCAACCCGGAGGCGGGCTCTACGAACTCAAGGTCATCACCGGCCGCAAGTGCTCCACCTCCTGATGGCCGTGCCGCTCGGAATTGCCCCACCCGCCGGACGCGCCGGACCGAACTCCACGCCATCGCCCGGGTAATGGGCCAGCCGCCAATGGTCGATTCCCGGGAAACGCGGTGGACTTCCTCGGTCGGGCCCACGTTCCAAGCGTGGATTCGCGGCGGTCATTCGTAAGATCGTCGAACCCGGGGTTTCCGGGTACGGCTGCGCGCTATCGCTATCGCTATCGTTACGGCGACGATTCCGCGGCAGCCGTCACTACGCACTTCTCCGGAGCCTGACCGTTCTGGCAGGGGCGCCCGCCCGCTGTGCGGGGCGGGCGCCTACCCGCTGCGCGGGCTCAGGCGGCGGTACCGCACGGTGCGGTCGTCACCCGCCGATCGCCGGTGACGGCCGGCCGGAAGGGCCACTCGGTCCCGGGGCGGACCCGGGAAGCCCATGGGCCGGCCGGCCGTGCGGCGAGGACGCTGGAAGTGCCCACCACTCGGGGCGAAGGACGGGGAGACGGACGTGACTCCTCCGCACACGGGCACTGTCGCGGCGAGAGGTCCCGCGACACCGCCCGGGAACGGCATGGGCCTCCAGCCGGCCGTCGCCGAGACCCATACGGCGGTCGTGGTCTTCGTCGGAAACCGGGCGTACAAGGCCAAGAAGCCCGTAGACATGGGGTTCCTCGACTTCAGCAGCGCCTCCGCCCGTCAGCGGGCGTGCGCGCGGGAGGTCGAGCTGAACCGGCGCTTCTCCCCGGATGTGTACGAGGGAGTGGGCGAGTTCCGTGGGCCGGACGGCCTCCCGCCGGAGCCGGTCGTCGTGATGCGCCGGATGCCCGACTCCCGCAGGCTGTCACATCTCCTGGCCGTCGGGGCCCCCGTCACTCAGCACGTGCGCCAGGTGGCGCGGCTGCTGGCGACCTGCCACGCCCGTTCGCCCCGCAGCGCGGACATCTCACGGGACGGCACCAGGGACGCCCTCCTCGCGCGGTGGGAGTCCAGCTTTGCGCAGGTGCGCGAACAGGGGGAGGGCATCGCCCCGTTGCACAGCCTGGAGGAGACCGAGGGGCGGGTGCGGCGCTACCTCGCGGGGCGTGAGAGCCTGTTCGACCACCGCATCCGACAGAGCCGGGTGGTGGACGGCCACGGGGATCTGCTGGCCGAGGACATCTTCTGCCTGGACGACGGGCCGCGGCTGCTGGACTGCCTCGAGTTCGACGACACCCTTCGCCACGTCGACGGTCTCGACGACGCCGCATTCCTCGCCATGGACCTGGAACGCCTCGGCGCCCCGGACGCGGCGGCGTACTTTCTCTCCTGCTACAGCGAGTACGCAGGCGACCCGGCCCCCACCTCCCTGTGGCACCACTACGTCGCCTACCGGGCCTTCGTCCGGGAGAAGGTCGCCGTCCTCCGCGCCCGCCAGGGAGCGCCCGAGGCCCGTTCGGAGGCGGTACGACTGGCCGGGATCGCCGTCGGGCACCTGCGCACCTCGGCGGTGCGCATGATCATGGTCGGTGGACTCCCCGGCACCGGCAAGTCCACCCTGTCCGCCGCGCTCGCGGACCGGCTGGGTCTCACTCTGCTCAGCAGCGACCGGGTCCGCAAAGAGCTCTCCGGGATGCCGCCGGAGGCGTCGGCGGGAGCGGAGTACGGCAGAGGCATCTACTCCCCGGTGTGGACCCGGCGGACCTACGGCGAACTGGTCGCCCGAGCCAGGGCCCTGCTGTCCGCCGGTGAGTCGGTGGTCGTCGACGCCACCTGGACGTCCCGCGAGTTGCGCGACGGTGCAGCCGACGCGGCGCGCCTGTGCAGCGCCGATCTGGTCCCGCTGGTGTGCTCCGTGCCGAAGGAGGTCGCCGACCGCAGGCTGACCGTGCGCCGCCCGGGCCCGTCCGACGCGGACGCCGCCGTCGCGGAGGCGATGGCGAGGGCGGCCGATCCGTGGCCCGAGGCGGTGCGGGTGGACACGGGTGGAGCTCTCGCCACGGCGGTCGGGCAGGCGCTGGCGGCGATCCACCCCGAGGGCGCCGGACCGAGGCCGCCGTTCCGGCGCCCGTACATGGCACCGGGCTGAGGCAGGTCGGTCGTACCTTGTGCTCCGCAAGGTGATCCCGCCCGCCCCCGGCGCTCCATCAGCGCGGCGACGGCGTGCACGACGTGCCCTTCGACGGACGACTCGACCGGGGCAGCGGGAACTCACGCAGGCCGCCGCCGCCGATCGGTCGGTATCACCGTGCTCCGCGGGGCGCCTCACCCGCCGCGGCGCTCGGCTCGCGCGAGCTGCCCACGGTGTCGTCCCAGGTGAAGGTCAGCCGGTCGGTGACGTCCACGACACCGTCGACGCTCTCGCAGAGTCTCACGGTCACGGGAACCAGGCTCCTGCGCGGAACCGTGCCGCTGAGAGTCACCCGGCCGTCCGCGACCTCGACGGAGAGCGCGGCCGGCGACAGACGGAGCGTACGGGTGAGGACATCCTCGAGGATCTCCTCCTGGATCGCCCTGTCCCGTCGCAGGAACAGCTGGATCAGATCACTGCGGCTGAGCACCCCGATCACGCGGCCGGCGTCGTCCGTCACCGGCAGTCGCTTGATCCGGTTCTTCTCCATCACCCTGGCGGCCTTCACCACGCTCCATTCCGGACGCGCGACGACGGCGGGACTCGTCATGAGCCCCTCGGCCATGGGAGCCCCGCCTCCGGATGCCTGACGGCGCACGAGATCCGCCTCGGACACCACTCCCAGCGGTCGCCCGTCGACATCGACGACGGGTACGGCGCTGATGCCGAACTCGTCCAGCAGGCGGGCGATCTCCTTGAAGGCGGTGCCGGGGGCGACCGCGACGGCATCAGGAGTCATCAGGTCGGCAACGCTCCGGTGCCTCATCTCTCGTCAGCCCTTTCCGAGCGCCTCGGGCGGTACTGGCCGACCCGGATCCGGCGCCCCTCGTCGCGTTGTCCCCCCTGACAATCTCGTGCGTGCGACCTCCCCGCCACAGGGCCCAACCGGCCCCACCGACGGTCCGAACGGACCCGGTTCCACACGTGACGCCGATCGCGTGCCCCCGCCGTAGCGTGCCTCACCGGTGGGGCCGGTCCGCGTCGGCCGCGGAACCGCCCGCCGGCCGCGGAGCCCGGCCGTCGTCGCGGAGCCGGACCGTGATCGCGGGAGGGTGCTCGAGCGTGTTCTTGACGGTGCAGTGCGAGGCCACCGCCTCCAGGGCCCTGGCCTTGGCCGGTGGCAGTTCGGGCACATCGACGTCGACGGTCAGCGCGGCCACGCGCGCGGGGCGGTCGGCGGCCATCGTGTGGTCGGCGGTGACGCGCAGGGCCCCGCGATCGAGGCCGTGCCGGTCGAGGTAACGCCCGGCGTAGTGGGCGACGCACGCGGCCACGGACGCCACGAACAGCTCGACCGGTGTGGGACCCGTGTCCTGGCCGCCGTCGGCGACCGGCTGATCGATTGTCAACGCGTGACCGCGCACCCTCACTTCACAGGCGTCACCGTGCAGCGGCACGACGGCGAGGTGCGGTTCGGAGCCGGGCGTGCGGCTCTCGACCGCCTCCGCCTCCGAGAGGAGGAGCCCGGCGAGCTGCCTGGCTTCCCCCGGAGTGAGCGACGCCCATACCTCGCGGTCGTCGTACGGTGCACGGAGGGTGTCCAGAACCACCCGTCCCATCCCCGCGGGCAGTTCGTGCGGCGCGAATCTGGCCACGCGGATCGCGCGGCCGCACCGGGTGTGCAGCTGACGCGAATGCGTTGTGCGGTGGTGTTCCTCCACGACGACACCGTCCTTCAGCGTGTGTGCGGAGAGCGGGTTCGCTCCCCGGGAGGGGGGTGGGCACGGAGCCCTTCCCTTCGGCCCACTCCGCCCCTCACGGCCCACTCCGCGCGGATGCGCCCTCTCCCTCATGCCGGGCCTCGCGTGCGGCGGCCGTCGCCGGGTGCCCACTCGGGGGCTCGACGTCCGGCGCCGGGTCGTCGTACCCGTACTCCATCGTGTGGTGCACGGCGACCACCCCGTCCACCGAGCGGCAGAGCCGTTCGACGACCGGGATGTCCGCGCGTGCCGCGACCCGGCCGCTGAGGGCGACCACCCCTTCGTGAACCGACACCCGAACACTGCCGGGTGCGAGGCCGAGGGTTCGGCCGAGTACGTCCGTCCTGATCTCCTCGCCGATGGCCTCGTCGCGGCGCAGGAAGGGGCGCAGCAGGTCACGACGGCTCACCAGGCCCACGAGCCTGCCGGTCTCGTCGACGACCGGCAGCCGCTTCACCTTGTGGCGGTCCATGGTCCGTGCCGTCTCCACGATGTTCCAGTCCGGCCTGGCGGTGACGGCGGGGGAGGTCATCATGGCCCCGGCGGTCTCGGCCTCCGCCCGCGCCTCGTCCAGGGGCAGCAGCCGCAGCCGGGTCCAGCGGCCGTCCGGGTCCGGCAGGCTCGCCGCCTTGCGCAGCAGGTCTCCTTCGGAGACGACGCCCAGGGGCCGGCCGCCGTCGTCCACCACCGGTGCGGCCGTGATGTCGTTGTCCTCGAAGAGCCTCACGATCTCCTTGAAGGACGAGTCGCGGTGCACCGTGACGACACTCCGCGTCATCACCTCCGAGATGCTGCGGTGCTGCATGTCCTCACTCCTTCCGCCCCGGACCCCTTCCGCCCGGAGTCGTTCACGCCGCCTCGGCGGACTGCCCTCCCACTCTCCGCCCGCAGCCCGTCGCGTCATCAGAGCCGAACGGCCCCCGGAAAGGGCTGATGGCCCCGGAAACCGCCTCCGGCGGCCGGGATCCCCGGTGGTCACTCACCGCGGTAGAGCCGATCGAGGTCGACGAGGAGCACTTCTCCCCGGTCCTGTGCCGCGTGCAGCCGGGGACTGAAGCCCGCGCCGCCGTAGCAGGCGGGTTTCGTCCGGCTGATGTCCTCGCCCCGCGAGGCGAGGACTGCGAGGACATGGCGCAGGCGGTCCAGATGGTGGATGTCCATGATCTCGTTCCACCGGGCCTGGCCCACGGACAGCAGGGGCCGGTGGCTCCCCCCGCCGCGAACGACCACCTCGGCCTCGTGCTCCGGCCCGTTCTCGGTTCGCGGCAGGGCGCCGTGGGCGGCCGTGGCGACAGGCGCCCCGAACGTGTCGGGGGACGCGAAGCGGAGCGCCCAGTCGCGGCAGAGCTGCGCGAAGGCGGCAGGCACAGCGGTGCCGTTGAAGTCGGACGCGAGCCTCTCCCAGGTACCGCCGGTGTCCTCCTGCTCCGGCGCCGAACGACGAGGGGCGACCACCGCGTGGTCGAAGGCCAGCAGCGGCTCGGCGATGCGGTACCGGAGTGCCGCGGTGTGGAACGCGTCGGGTTCGCCCCGGAGGAGTCCGCAGTCCTCGAGGAGCCGCAGGGCATGCGACACATCCGTCCGGGGCCGGCTCACGTGCTGAGTGACGGCCCACGGCGTGACGTGCCCCAGGGCCACCGCCCTCAGAATCGAATGGCACAGGGGGCGGTCGTGCTGGTCCGCCTCCTCGTTCAGGAGCCGTGTGGCCTCCCAGTGGAGGGGGGTCCTCGGGTTGAGGACGGTCCTGCACATCCAGGCGTCGAAGTCCTCGATGCCGGTGGGGCCCTCACCGGACGCGAAGCCGCGGTGGGCGGGAGTGCCGCCGACCACCGAGTGCAGGAGGGTGGCCAGACGCGGATCGTCGATGTCCCAGAAGGCCGCCGCCTGCCGGAAGTCGAAGGGCTCGACGGTGATCGACATCCCGGCCAGTTCGCGCAGTGCCGAGTGGTCGGTGAACAGCCTGTTCGTCACCAGAGACGAGTCGCCGCCGAGCAGCAGCCGGGTGCGCGGGGTGTGCCGGGCCCGTTTGAAGGCCCGGTGGACGACGGAGGGCAGGGTGGGGCTCTGGCCGACGAGATCCGGAAACTGGTCGACGACGACCGGAGCCGGTCTCTCGCCACCGGACCCGAGCAGCGCGTCGACGGCATCGTCCCAGTTGCGCCATGCCGGCACGCGCGGCGATCCGGTGTGGTCGGCGAACGCCTCGGCGAGACGCTGGAGGCTCTCCCTCTCCGTGCCTTCGTGTGCCCCGAAGAAGAAGGCCCCGGTAGCCCTGGTCAGCGCTTGAAGCAGATACGTTTTCCCCTGCCGCCGCCGGCCCGTGACCAGACCGAGGGCCGGTCCGGGCCGCTGGTCGGTCACGAAGGCCGCCAGCGCCTCCCACTCGGCTTCCCGGTCGAACACGGCCTCCGGCCGCTCGATACCGGCTGCGTCCCGTGCCACCGGAGACCTCCAGTGCTGGCCCGTTTCTCTGTGCTGGGCGACCGCGCGTGACCGTGTTCCCGCCCGCGCCCGGCGGACTCGGCAGCCGGACGCCGTGTGCCTCCGGGGCGTGGCGCCCCCGACCCTTCGCCGACGCACCCGCTCAGGGGGAGTCAGGACCCCGGGCGGTGAGGCGGTCGGACACGGAGACCACCCCGTCCGTCTGCTCCGTGAGCTTCTTCACGATGAGGATCTGGGCCGGCGTCTCCAACGTGCCCTCCAGGGTGACCCGGCCGTCGACGACATGGACGTCGACCGCATCCGGTGCCAGCCCCATCGTGTCCACCAGCACCTCCTCGACCACTCGCCGGCGGATCTCCGGATCCGGGCGGAGGAACACGAGAAGGAGATCACGCCGGGTGACGATGCCGACGAGCCGGTCCTCGTCGTCGACGACCGGCAGTCGGTCGACACAGCGCCGCAGCATGGTGCGGGCGGCGGCCGCGACGGTCTCGTCCGCGTGGACGGTGACCGCCGGCGCCGACATCAGCCGGCCCGCCGTGATCGCGTCGCCCTCGTCGCCGCCCCGTGTGCCGGTTCCCGGTCCGGACCGCCGCGTTCCGCACACCGCGTCCGCGGCCAGCGCCTGGCGCACCAGAAGGTCGGTCTCGGACACCACGCCCACCACCCGGTCGTCCTCGTCGAGGACCGGCAGACCGCTGATGTCGTGCTCCGCGAGCCGCTTGGCGACCTCCTTGAACGGCGTTGACGGTACGACGGAGACGACCTCCCCCGTCATCAGGCC
The genomic region above belongs to Streptomyces marianii and contains:
- a CDS encoding universal stress protein, encoding MSRTVTVGLDDSPESRGAAEWAAREALLRGLPLKVVYVQERASRYVTRTPLLDLDGYRRWAEQLTQESADGIRLRHPGVEVITEQPTGTAADVLCEAAGFAELLVLGSRGLGRLTGFMVGSVSLGVVARAERPVVLVRATEQAADEHTPDPAGVPSAATPFRPVVLGLDVDQPDDTLLDFAFDAASRRKAPLRAVHAWPEPPPSFYGFSGGAELHDRLEREQASLLSQVLRRWRQKFPDVEVIEASRCGNAAQVLVNESRDASLVVVGRRIRSGPLGTHIGHVTHSALHHIAGPVAVVAHS
- a CDS encoding esterase/lipase family protein; this translates as MRRSARTATLVAALVVAPLVTTPQAHAATRNPVLFVHGLSSSASTWNTWVGKFKADGYADSELFTWSYDWKQSNLTTASQLRRKVDEIRATTGAAKIDIVAHSMGALNSRWYVKYGGGTSTVDDFVSVAGVNHGTDMSLFCSFYTSCREMVAGSTFLKTLNSGDETPGSVNYATLWSTCDAMINPDESAKLDGATNTSVGCKTHNAMNENSDNYAKVRDFIA
- a CDS encoding allene oxide cyclase barrel-like domain-containing protein, yielding MKASHALTLGALTLLPAMLIASPAQGDTDRDKDSVKQFTLTTTNSQGQFPNVTADLVGKNNKKVGFVTTNCVIVDSTPDETTTCYGSYVLKEGQLTWQNATRDPQTPYLIAITGGTGKYCEASGQIRVVRTESQPGGGLYELKVITGRKCSTS
- a CDS encoding bifunctional aminoglycoside phosphotransferase/ATP-binding protein; its protein translation is MGLQPAVAETHTAVVVFVGNRAYKAKKPVDMGFLDFSSASARQRACAREVELNRRFSPDVYEGVGEFRGPDGLPPEPVVVMRRMPDSRRLSHLLAVGAPVTQHVRQVARLLATCHARSPRSADISRDGTRDALLARWESSFAQVREQGEGIAPLHSLEETEGRVRRYLAGRESLFDHRIRQSRVVDGHGDLLAEDIFCLDDGPRLLDCLEFDDTLRHVDGLDDAAFLAMDLERLGAPDAAAYFLSCYSEYAGDPAPTSLWHHYVAYRAFVREKVAVLRARQGAPEARSEAVRLAGIAVGHLRTSAVRMIMVGGLPGTGKSTLSAALADRLGLTLLSSDRVRKELSGMPPEASAGAEYGRGIYSPVWTRRTYGELVARARALLSAGESVVVDATWTSRELRDGAADAARLCSADLVPLVCSVPKEVADRRLTVRRPGPSDADAAVAEAMARAADPWPEAVRVDTGGALATAVGQALAAIHPEGAGPRPPFRRPYMAPG
- a CDS encoding CBS domain-containing protein, which codes for MRHRSVADLMTPDAVAVAPGTAFKEIARLLDEFGISAVPVVDVDGRPLGVVSEADLVRRQASGGGAPMAEGLMTSPAVVARPEWSVVKAARVMEKNRIKRLPVTDDAGRVIGVLSRSDLIQLFLRRDRAIQEEILEDVLTRTLRLSPAALSVEVADGRVTLSGTVPRRSLVPVTVRLCESVDGVVDVTDRLTFTWDDTVGSSREPSAAAGEAPRGAR
- a CDS encoding OsmC family protein — encoded protein: MEEHHRTTHSRQLHTRCGRAIRVARFAPHELPAGMGRVVLDTLRAPYDDREVWASLTPGEARQLAGLLLSEAEAVESRTPGSEPHLAVVPLHGDACEVRVRGHALTIDQPVADGGQDTGPTPVELFVASVAACVAHYAGRYLDRHGLDRGALRVTADHTMAADRPARVAALTVDVDVPELPPAKARALEAVASHCTVKNTLEHPPAITVRLRDDGRAPRPAGGSAADADRPHR
- a CDS encoding CBS domain-containing protein — encoded protein: MQHRSISEVMTRSVVTVHRDSSFKEIVRLFEDNDITAAPVVDDGGRPLGVVSEGDLLRKAASLPDPDGRWTRLRLLPLDEARAEAETAGAMMTSPAVTARPDWNIVETARTMDRHKVKRLPVVDETGRLVGLVSRRDLLRPFLRRDEAIGEEIRTDVLGRTLGLAPGSVRVSVHEGVVALSGRVAARADIPVVERLCRSVDGVVAVHHTMEYGYDDPAPDVEPPSGHPATAAAREARHEGEGASARSGP
- a CDS encoding AAA family ATPase; this translates as MARDAAGIERPEAVFDREAEWEALAAFVTDQRPGPALGLVTGRRRQGKTYLLQALTRATGAFFFGAHEGTERESLQRLAEAFADHTGSPRVPAWRNWDDAVDALLGSGGERPAPVVVDQFPDLVGQSPTLPSVVHRAFKRARHTPRTRLLLGGDSSLVTNRLFTDHSALRELAGMSITVEPFDFRQAAAFWDIDDPRLATLLHSVVGGTPAHRGFASGEGPTGIEDFDAWMCRTVLNPRTPLHWEATRLLNEEADQHDRPLCHSILRAVALGHVTPWAVTQHVSRPRTDVSHALRLLEDCGLLRGEPDAFHTAALRYRIAEPLLAFDHAVVAPRRSAPEQEDTGGTWERLASDFNGTAVPAAFAQLCRDWALRFASPDTFGAPVATAAHGALPRTENGPEHEAEVVVRGGGSHRPLLSVGQARWNEIMDIHHLDRLRHVLAVLASRGEDISRTKPACYGGAGFSPRLHAAQDRGEVLLVDLDRLYRGE
- a CDS encoding CBS domain-containing protein, which translates into the protein MTKHSKVGGLMTGEVVSVVPSTPFKEVAKRLAEHDISGLPVLDEDDRVVGVVSETDLLVRQALAADAVCGTRRSGPGTGTRGGDEGDAITAGRLMSAPAVTVHADETVAAAARTMLRRCVDRLPVVDDEDRLVGIVTRRDLLLVFLRPDPEIRRRVVEEVLVDTMGLAPDAVDVHVVDGRVTLEGTLETPAQILIVKKLTEQTDGVVSVSDRLTARGPDSP